The Drosophila subpulchrella strain 33 F10 #4 breed RU33 chromosome 4, RU_Dsub_v1.1 Primary Assembly, whole genome shotgun sequence genome has a window encoding:
- the LOC119556025 gene encoding glutamate receptor ionotropic, kainate 1 isoform X4 has protein sequence MYLITSGLLLLPFISYALGVPPVVRVGAIFSNQPGKYNSELAFRYAIHRLNLDKSLLPETTVEYYIEYVNRLDSFETVQKVCKLVHVGVQAIFSPTDSVLATHINSICDALDIPSIGRSAHDFAINVYPSQQYVNQAFNDVIHYLNWTRFGILHEKDYGIINLHQLSRSVQGEVHMRQVSRGSYLPVLNEFKGKEIHNIIIDTTSDGISILLKNILQQQMNEYKYHYLFTSFDLETYDLEDFKYNFVNITSFRLVDIGDVGVKQILKDLGTYSHHMFQKPFMNPHVRKSISLESEPALMFDSVYVFAIGLQTLEQSHTLNLLNMTCDAEIPWNGGLSLINYLNAVEWKGLTGPIQFKEGKRVQFKLDLIKLKQHSIVKVGEWTPHGHLNITEPSMFFDSGSMNVTLVVITILETPYVMMHYGKNFTGNERFYGFCVDILETISHEVGFDYILDLVPDRN, from the exons ATGTATTTAATAACAAGTGGCTTACTATTACTTCCATTTATTTCATATGCTTTGGGAGTTCCACCCGTAGTAAGAGTTG GTGCAATATTTTCAAACCAACCCGGAAAGTATAACTCGGAGTTGGCGTTTAGATATGCCATTCATAGGTTAAATCTGGATAAAAGTCTCTTGCCTGAGACAACCGTTGAATACTATATTGAATATGTAAATCGATTGGATTCGTTTGAGACAGTTCAAAAGG TGTGCAAACTTGTACATGTTGGTGTTCAAGCTATTTTTAGCCCAACTGACTCTGTTTTGGCGACCCATATAAATTCTATTTGTGATGCCCTGGACATACCAAGTATAGGCCGGTCGGCTCACGACTTTGCCATTAACGTGTATCCATCCCAGCAATATGTAAATCAAGCCTTTAATGATGTAATACACTATCTGAACTGGACCCGATTTGGAATTTTGCATGAAAAAGACTATG GAATTATAAATCTGCATCAGCTATCCCGCTCTGTTCAGGGTGAAGTGCACATGCGACAAGTTTCTCGCGGGTCGTATTTGCCTGTATTGAACGAATTCAAGGGTAAAGAAATacacaatattattattgataCAACTTCGGATGGTATATCAAtcctattaaaaaat ATACTACAACAGCAAATGAATGAATACAAGTACCATTATTTGTTTACCAGCTTTGACTTGGAAACTTATGATTTGGAAGactttaaatacaattttgtaAACATAACATCATTTCGATTGGTCGACATTGGAGATGTCGGTGTAAAGCAGATTTTGAAGGATCTCGGAACCTATAGCCACCATATGTTTCAAAAACCATTTATGAATCCGCATGTGAGAAAATCAATTTCCCTTGAG TCAGAGCCAGCTTTAATGTTCGATTCTGTATACGTTTTTGCTATTGGGTTGCAGACGTTGGAGCAATCACACACTTTGAACCTATTGAACATGACCTGCGATGCGGAAATTCCATGGAACGGAGGCCTCAGCTTAATTAATTACTTAAATGCG GTTGAATGGAAAGGTCTAACGGGTCCCATTCAGTTTAAAGAGGGAAAGCGAGTGCAATTCAAGTTGgacttaataaaattaaaacaacacTCCATTGTAAAGGTCGGGGAATGGACCCCCCATGGACATCTAAACATTACCGAACCTTCAATGTTTTTTGATTCTGGTTCCATGAATGTGACACTGGTAGTCATAACCATACTG GAAACTCCCTATGTAATGATGCACTACGGCAAGAACTTTACGGGCAACGAAAGATTTTATGGCTTTTGCGTTGATATATTGGAAACCATTTCTCATGAGGTTGGGTTTGACTACATACTGGATTTGGTACCCGATAGAAA CTGA